The Weissella confusa DNA window GAAAATCAATGGGTATCACAATGGGGCAAGAAGTATTATGTCGGTGCCGATGGGCGTTCAGTGCAAGGGAAGGCTTACAAAATCAATGGCGTGGCCTATGACTTTGGAACGGATAGCACTTTCTACCTTCGTGGCGGTGAATCAGGTTATCTAAACACGTCAGATGGTTGGCGCTGGCTTGAAAATGGCCAACTATACACCGGTTTCCGTAGCTATTATGGTGCTTATTACTACTTCATCAATGGTGTTCGCCAAGAAAATCGTTGGGTGAAGGAATGGGGCAACACGTACTACGTTGGTGCTGACGGTCGTTCAGTTCAAGGTGATGCCTACATCATTGATGGTGTAGCTTACAACTTCGGCACGAATGGTACGTTTAACCTTCGTGGTACAGCTAGCGGTTATTTGTACGATGGATCACAGTCTAACGGTGGGTACCGTTGGTACGAAGATGGTACCCTTTACACCGGTTTCCGTTACTATACTGGCACGTACTACTGGTTCGTTGACGGTGTTCGTCAAAATGCTGGTTGGCGTGAAGCATGGGGTAACAAGTACTACACGGATGCTAATGGACGTGCTGTCCAAGGATGGCAAACAATTAATGGACAAAGTTACTACTTTGGAAATGATGGCACTTATTTCTTGCGTAATGCTGACGGATCGAAGTTTACTGGTGATGTAAGTGATTATAACGGTAGCGCAAGCAGTGCCAAGAGTGGTTACTTGTATGACGGTTCTCAGTTCAACGGTGGTTACCGCTGGTATGAGAACGGTCAATTGTACACCGGCTTCCGCTTCTACATGGGCACGTACTACTGGTTCGTAGATGGTGTTCGACAAAATGAAGGTTGGCGTACTGCTTGGGGTTATAAGTACTGGACTGACAAGGATGGACGTGCAGTTCAAGGATGGCAAACAATTGATGGCCAACGTTATTTCTTTGGAAATGACGGCACATACTACCTACGTTAATAGATGAATTGATCGGCTCCGGCCGGTCTTTTTTGTTTTTTCGTAATAACATTGCAAAACCATCAACAAGACACCGTTAACTGAAAAGAATAATATGTATTTATATTTTATTTTTTAAATGAAGAAAAATGGAATTTTTCGCAACCGTTGATGCGCAGATGACTCGACGGTGTAGTTGTTAAATTTCAAAATTGGAGACTTTATAGTGAGAAAACAAGTAGTTCGTATACTTAAAAGCAGAGCGTTTATTATGCTACTTGTCGCTTTTTTGTTAGCAGTGGCGTTGACTTATGCATTGCAAGTGGCGGCAGTTTGGCAAGTGTGGGGTGCTCCGCACACTGTTTCTGACTACAAAGAAGCAAAAGAGATGGCGTGGTCAATGTTCTTTGAATCTAGGGTGCTGTGGTTTTCAGTGCTGTGGCTTATTGCGTTTTTTGCCATGTTAGTTGGGATTATCAATCGCTTTGTTGTATCGCTAGCAATCTTTTTAACCAGTGGTGTCGCTTTCGTTGTGGCTGAGTATGAAAAAATAAGTTTACGAAATGAAGGAATTGTTCCGGCTGATATTTCAGAGATTGGCTCAAGTGCAAAATTAGCCAAGATGATTGATCCTCAGATTTTAAAAGTGACACTGATTAGTTTGGGTGCCGTCATCATTGTGATGTTTGTGCTGCTAATTGTCGCCAGATTGATTAATAAAGGGCGCTTGTCGGCTATGCCCAAAGCTGTTCAAAGTTTTTTTCAATTTGTAGGTGGTCAGTTCTTTAAACGAGAACAAACACGAATTGCTGTGTCGCTTGTTTCGATGGCTGTTGTGGTCACGCCTTTCTTTATCCCAGCCGAATCGTATGAAGAATTTTATGGTGTTTTTGATCGTTCAAGACAATCATGGTCGTCATCGGCAGATGCGGCGTACAATGGTCCGATTATGACGTTCACGTCTAATTTAAAGGCAATTATTATGACGGAACCAGCCGATTATTCCAAAAAGACGATGATAGAATTGGCCGACAAGTACGAAAAAGAAGCGGCTGCGATTAACGAAAGTCGTGGTAATGCGAATTTTGATGGTCAAACCGTTATTTACGTTTTGTCGGAATCGTTGACGAACCCTAAAAATGTGCCGGGCCTTAAAATCAATCAAGATCCGCTAACGAATATTGAAGACATTTCAGCTGAATCGCCAGCGTCTGGGAAAATGTTATCATCAGGATATGGTGCTGGAACAGCGAATGTTGAGTACATGACGTTAACCGGTACGCCACTGTCTGCGTTTAGCCCGGCAGTGGATACACCTTACGTTCAATTGACCGGACACGTTAACGAAATGCCAAGCATTCTGTCTTACTTTGATAAGAGTGTGACAGTACACCCGTATAACGGTAGCTTGTATAACCGCCGGGGGGCATACCATCAGATGGGCATGCAAAAGTTTTTAACGACGGATAAGGAAACTGATGGGCAACTTAATCACCTAGGCACTTGGTTCCAAGGGGGTAATGTTAAGGACTCGGAGGCTTACCAAGATACGCTAGATTTGATTAGCAAGAGTAAGGATGAGAGTCAGTTTTTGCAATTGCTAACAATGCAGAATCACTTGCCATACTACGACGGGACGTATACCGGAGAGAATGCACCGATTAAGGTAACGAAGGCTTTGCCTGGAGAAAATACCAATGAGCAAGTCACAACGTACTTAAATGGTTTGTACAACACCGATCTTGCAACACGTTCGTTTATTAATGCGTTAAATGAATTGGACCGGCCTGTTACTGTAGTTTGGTATGGCGATCACTGGCCAGGCATTTTTACATTCGTGAGAGCTTCTGAGAAGAAAAATGAAATCAAGGCGCATAAGACACAATACTTTATCTGGCAGAACGATGCTGCGAAGGCAGCAAACGGATCGCAAACGGTTGATAAGTCGGTTGTGTCGCCAAATGAATTTAATTCGATGATGTTGCAAGTGAATAATATGAATGTCACGCCATTTTTTGCATTGCAAACGGAAGTAGCGAATAAGTTGCCAACGGCAATTACTTACCGACATGATGCGGAAGGTAATCCGCTGTTTGTGGTTGATGGTAAAGAAAAGCCGTTGAATAAGTTGACAACACATCAACAAAAGCTTTGGCATGACTTAGAACTGATAAATTATGACAGCTCAATTGGTGATAATTATCTAAGTAAAACGTCGTTCTTTAAAAACAATAAATAGACACCAAAGGACCCAGGAACCTAGTTTCTGGGTCCTTTGTTACATACGTGAAATTTATGACACAAAACTGCGAAATAACGTCTAACGGACTGTTATTTTAGGCCGGTACAATTTTATGTAATTAGGATTTAATTTGTAATTTAAAAATAGAGACCGAAAAACGGGAGAGATGAACGTGGTTAGTAAACGAGTAAAGTTATCATTAACAGCGATGGCGGCGACAGCGGGTTTGGTTGCTTTGAACAGTAACATGCTTGAAACTAAAGCTTCTGCCGATACACTTGAGTCAATTCAATCACAACAAAAGACAGGTTACTTGAACGACGGTACAGGCTGGTACTGGTTCCAAGGTGGTCAAAAGTATACGGGATTCCGTAACTACATGGGGGCATATTACTACTTTGTAAATGGTGTGCGTCAAGAAAACAGCTGGGAAACAGAATGGGGACTGACATATTACGTTGGTAACGATGGTCGCTCAGTACAGGGTCACTACTCAATTGGCGGTGTTGCATATAACTTCGGTGACAACGGCACGTTCTACATGCGTGGTCGCTCAAATGGCTATGTATTTGATCAAGCGGCCGGCCAATGGTTGTGGATGGAAAACGGTTCACGTTTCACAGGATTCCGCTTCTACATGGGTGCCTACTACTGGTTCCAAAATGGTGTGCGTCAAGATAACCAATGGGAATATGCTTGGGGTAACACATACTGGGTTGGTGGCGACGGCCGTGCTGCCCAAGGTTTGGTAAACATTGGTGGTAAGCAATACTACTTCGGTAATGACGGTACGTTTAACATGCGTAAGAACACGCAATTCTCATTGAATGGGGCAACGTATTCAGCTGATGGCAATGGTGTTGTAACGCGTACGGGTTCTGCTTCAGTGCAAGACCAAATGAATAACTTTGCCCAATCATGGTATGGTTGGGGTCACAATCAACAATACTACTTGAACTTGTTGATTAGTTATGAATCAGGTTGGAACCAATACGCTCAAAACGGTCAATACTTCGGCTTCTTCCAAACAACGGGTATTACAGATACGTCTGTTGAAGGACAAGCACGTGTTGGATTGGCTTACATTGCAAACCGTTACGGTAACCCCCAAAATGCATGGGGTCACATCCGCTCACATGGTTGGTACTAATCTGAACTGTCGATAATAGTAATATTCTGTAATTAAACTGGGAGTTATGCGATAACTGCCAGTTTTTTTGTTATCATTAGAAACAGATATTAGAGTGCAGAAATGAGTTTCACATGCAATTATTAAAAGTTTATTTACAAGAAACAGGAATGCGGTTGCCGACTGAGCTGGTGCCGCTTTTCTTCTTAACCTACATTGCCCATATTTTACGACAACATGCTTTTGGTATTCAGGTTTGGACGTATGCGCTGGTGATGCTAACAATTGGCATCTTTTCAACCGCTATTCGTCTTTATGCGCAGACTGAATTGAATAAGATGCCGCCTGATAAAAAAGGGAATTCGCATTTCTTTTGGGGTGTTTGGTCAATTCAGGTCTTAACTTTCGCAGTCCTAGCATTATTGACCTATGGATTCGTGCAACTGTTTGATTTGCCGTACGAAGGGGCAATCAGATTACAATTATTGTTCTATGTTGGGGCGATGTTAGATATTTCATGGTTGTTCAATGGGATTAATAAGACACGGATTGTTGTGCGTCGTGATGCGATTATCCAAATGGCTCGTTTTGTGCCGTTGATCATATTCGTTAAAAGTCCGGATGACTTGGCAGCGTTCATTTTATTGTTGGCGATTACGACGATTATTGGAAATGTGGTGATGTGGTTTAAGTTGCCACAGACCCTAGTGCGTGTCGATGTGGCGCGCATTCCAATTCGGCGGCATATGCGCTTGATGACAACGTTCTTCTTGGCGGCTATTTTGCCCCAATTGGCGTTGTACTTGAATAAAGTGTTGTTGTTTTGGCATGATGGCGTTGACGAGGTTGCATCTTATTATAGTGCTGAGTTGATGGTGAAAGTCGGGATTGCATTGGTACTTGGCATCGGAATTGCAATGATGGGCCGAGTGGTTGAACAACGACGTCAAGGAGATGCATCAGGCGTGCAGCAATCGTTCTATGATGCTGTGGAGAATAGTACGGCGTTGGCGATTATTATTGCGGTCGGTGTAGCAATTGTTGGGTCACAAACTGTGTATTGGTTCTTAGGAATTGACTACGAACAAGTGGGGGCAATTTTGCATGTGCTTGCGTTCGTAATTGTGGTCGCTTCATGGCGTTACAGTTTAGCGTTGCAACAATTGGCAGCTGAACGTGGTTTCCGCAATTTATCGATGCCAGTTCAAATTGCGACTGGTCTCAATGTGGTGTTGAGCTTAGCTTTGATTCCGTGGTTAGGTGTGATGGCCGCTGCGTGGATTGCGCTCGTGAGTGAAATTGTGGCGTTGGTGTTGCAATTGCTCTCATTGCGCCACGTTATTCATTTATGGCGTTTGGTAGCAGTCGTCTGGCGTTACATTGTAGCTGGCGTTGTAACAGCGGTTGTGTTGATTGCGATGGTGCGTGCTGGTGTACCTGCTTATCCAAAGTATTCAGCATTAGAAGCGGCGGTTGGATTAGTTGTATATGCATTGGTGGTTGTTTCGTTCGATACACCGGTTGCGAAGGCGACTAACCAAGTCTTGCTATTCTCTGGTAAAAGAATGTTTGAATCAACGATTGAGTTTATTCGCATTGTGCTAAGAATTAAAAAATAGAAATGTAAGCGTCGCAAGGGATTGCGACGCTTTTTAGCACTCTGAAATTTAGAGTGCTAAAAATGTTGACAAGGGTGTATGAGACGTGTATTATAATAATCGTTAGCACGAAGTACTTGAGAGTGCTAAGAGAGGTGAAGCGTATGTTAACAGAACGGCAGCGGTTAATTTTAGCCGCAATAATTCAAGATTACGCAAAAACCGGTAAAGCTGTTGGATCAAAAACGTTGCTTGAAGAATTAGGGTTGGCAGTCAGTTCAGCCACGGTTCGTAATGAGATGGCCTCATTGGAAGAGCAAGGTTTGTTGCAAAAGGAACATACATCGTCGGGGCGGGTACCTTCACAACGTGGTTATCGTTACTATGTAGATAAGATTATGCGTAGTGAACATATGACCCAGGTTGCTCAACAATCCCTTGAACGTGTTTTCAATCGTAATTTTCAGCAAATTGACGATTTGATGCAGACGATGGTGACTGAATTAGCAAATATAACAGGTTACACGGTGGTTGCATTGAAGCCGGAATCAGTTGACACGCGATTGTCTGGGTTCCGGCTGGTACCGGTCGACGGTCAACAAGTGATGGCGATAATCGTCACAAATGACGGTCAGGTTACGAGTCAGAGTTTTAGACTACCCGAGGGAATGGATGTACGTGGTCTGGATGACATGGTGCGCTACATTAATCAAACGTTGGTTAACCAACCGATTGTGGATGTGTTGCGAACATTGTCAGGAGATTTACCATTAAAGATGGAGCGAACAATTCGTACACCAGTTGCATTCTTGCAATTGTTCGGTGATGTTTTGGCCCGCTCGATTCGCGATAAAGTGTTTGTTGGTGGTCGACTAAATGTGTTGGATTACACGGATGACACGGAGCTGCAAGAAATCAAGCAATTATTGCAATTGCTTGATGCACCAAGTGCAATGCGCCAGGTAATGGGGAACGCAAACGATGGGGTGTTAATTCAAATTGGGGATGAAAACGGGAACAGCTTGTTGTCACCATACAGTTTGATTTCAGCCACATACCGCGTGCCACAGCATGGTGTCGGTGCGCTGGCAGTGCTTGGACCGACGGCAATGCGTTACGCGGATGTTGTTAATTTGGTAGATGCCTACCGCAGTACATTATCAACACAGTTATTAGAATATTATCGTTAGAAAAGAGGTGTTAGCATGGCAGAGGATAAGCAAACTCCTGAAGAAGAAGTTGTAGAAGAAACGGTTGAGACACCGGATGTTGACACCGACGCAACGGCGGATGTAGATCCAATCGTTGCGCTAGAAACGAAGATTGCAGAAGCGGAAGAAAAAATCGCTGAAGCAGAAGACAAGTACTTGCGTGCTCACGCAGAAATGCAAAACATGCAAACACGTTATGCAAAGGAACAAGCGACGGCAGTGAAGTATGCTAGTCAAAACTTGGCAAAGTCAGTTTTGCCAGCGCTTGATAATTTGGAACGTGCTTTGCAAGTTGAAGCAGATGATGCAGCGGCACAACAAATCAAGACGGGAGTCGAGATGGTGTACAAGACGCTTGTATCTGCTTTGGAAGATAACGACATCAAGGCTGTTGGAGCCGAAGGTGAACCGTTTGACCCTAACTTCCACCAAGCAATTCAATCTGTACCGGCGGATGATGATCACCCGGCAGATACAATTGCTCAGGTTCTTCAAAAGGGTTATGTGTTGGCGGACCGTGTGATTCGTCCAGCAATGGTAGCTGTTTATAACTAAACAACTATTCATTTATTTATTAAAACAAAAAACTGATCAATAAGAGGTAAAGTAATTATGTCAAAGATCATTGGAATTGATTTGGGAACTACAAACTCAGCTGTTGCCGTTTTGGAAGGTGGACAACCAAAGGTTATCACTAACCCTAACGGTGGTCGCACGACACCATCAGCTGTTTCATTTAAGAACGGTGAAGTGCAAGTTGGTGACACGGCAAAGCGCCAAGCCATCACAAACCCAGACACGATTTTGTCAATCAAGTCACACATGGGTGATGCCAACTACAAGGTAACTGTAGACGGTAAGGACTACACACCACAAGAAATCTCAGCAATGATCTTGCAATATATCAAGAAGTACGCTGAAGACTACCTAGGTGAGACGGTTGATAAGGCCGTTATCACGGTTCCTGCATACTTTAACGATGCCCAACGTCAAGCTACGAAGGACGCCGGAAAGATTGCTGGATTGGAAGTTGAGCGTATCATCAACGAGCCAACGGCTGCTGCTTTGGCATACGGTTTGGACAAGTTGGAGAGCGATGAAAAGGTTCTTGTTTACGACTTGGGTGGTGGAACGTTTGACGTTTCTATCCTTGAGTTGGGTGACGGTGTCTTCGAAGTTTTGTCAACGAATGGTGACACGCACCTTGGTGGTGACGACTTCGACGAAAAGGTTATCGACTGGTTGGCCGAGAACTTTAAGAACGAGCACGGTGTTGATTTGAAGGCTGACAAGTTGGCCTTGCAACGTTTGAAGGATGCTGCAGAGACGGCAAAGAAGACGTTGTCATCAGCTAACGAAGCACAAATCGACTTGCCGTTTATCACGGCAACGAACGAAGGTCCTTTGCACATTCAAACGACTTTGACGCGTGCCCAATTCAACCAATTGACGGCTGACTTGGTAAAGCGTGCTGAAGAGCCAGTTCGCAACGCTTTGAAGGATGCTGGTTTGACGATGAACGATATCGACAAGGTTATCTTGAACGGTGGTTCAACACGTATCCCTGCTGTGCAAGAGTCTGTTAAGGCCTTGACTGGTAAGGAGCCAGATCACTCAATCAACCCTGATGAAGCCGTTGCTTTGGGTGCTGCTGTACAAGGTGGTGTTATCACTGGTGATGTTAAGGACGTTGTTTTGCTTGACGTTACACCTTTGTCATTGGGTATCGAAACGATGGGTGGTGTGTTCACGAAGTTGATCGACCGCAACACGACGATTCCTACGTCAAAGTCACAAGTGTTCTCAACGGCCGCTGATAACCAACCAGCTGTTGATATCCACGTTTTGCAAGGTGAGCGTTCAATGGCTGCCGACAACAAGACGTTGGGTCGCTTCCAATTGACTGACATTCCTGCTGCACCACGTGGTGTTCCACAAATCGAAGTTAAGTTTGACATTGACCGTAACGGTATCGTTTCTGTATCTGCTAAGGATTTGGGAACGAACAAGGAGCAAAAGATTACAATCCAAAGCTCAGGTTCATTGTCAGAAGAAGAAATTGAGCGTATGATGAACGACGCCAAGGCTAACGAAGAGGCCGACAAGAAGCGTAAGGAAGAAGTTGACTTGCGTAACGATGTTGACCAATTGATCTTCCAATCAGAAAAGACTTTGGAAGAAGTTGGCGACAAGTTGCCTGATACTGACAAGAAGCCAGTTGAAGACGCAGTTGCTGAGTTGAAGGCTGCTAAGGAAGCTGACAACTTGGATGACATGAAGACAAAGAAGGAAGCTTTGGAGAAGGTTGCCCAAGAATTGGCAGTTAAGTTGTATCAACAAGCTGCTCCTGAGCAAGGTGCACAAGCTGCTGACGGTGCTGCATCAAACGATGACAACACGGTTGACGGTGACTTCGAAGACGTTTCTGACGACAAGAAGTAATTTAGTAACTAAAAACACACTCTTAACTACCCCTATGGTTACTGAGTGACACGAAGCGAGGCCGCAATGCCTCGCTTTGTGATACATATTGAGAAAATTGGGAGGATTGGCCTCATGAACAACACAGAGTTCTACGAGCGTTTGGGCGTTGATAAGAGCGCTTCACAAGATGAGATTAAGAAGGCTTACCGTAAGCTATCAAAGAAGTATCACCCAGACATCAACCACGAGGAAGGTGCCGAGGCGAAGTACAAGGAAATTCAAGAAGCCTATGAGACGCTAGGTGACGAGCAAAAGCGTGCCATGTACGACCAATACGGTGCAACTGATGGTCAAGCTGGTGGCTTTGGCGGTCAAGGTGGTTTCGGTGGCTTTGGTGGTGGCCAATACGGCGACTTCTCAGATCTTGGGGACATCTTTAGCCAAATGTTTGGCGGTGGCTTCCAAGATCCTAACCGTCCTCGCAAGGGTCAAGATTTGCAATATCGCATGAACTTGACGTTTGAGGAAGCTGTTTTTGGTAAGGAAACAACGATTTCATACACGCGTTCAACGGAGAACGGTGGCCAAGAAAGCAAGGAGTTGAAGGTGACGGTGCCAGCCGGTGTCGAGAACGGTCAACAAATGCGCTTGTCTGGTCAAGGTGAGGCCGGCTACAACGGTGGTCCTTACGGAGATTTGTTCGTGGTCTTCCGTGTTGCACCTTCAAAGGATGGTTTTGAGCGCGATGGTGGCACGATTTACTCACGTGTTGCGATTGATTATGCCACAGCTGTTCTTGGTGGTGAAATTGAGGTTAAGACAGTTAATGGTTTGAAGAAGTTGAAGATTCCAGCAGGAACGCCAACTGAAGCGAACTTCCGTCTACGTGGTCAAGGAGCGCCATTTATGCGTGGTGGTCAAGGTGATCACATTGTGACAATTTACGTTGATGTGCCTAAGAAGTTGAACAAGGACCAAAAGAAGGCCCTTGAAGCCTTCCAAGCTGCGATGAATGGCGAGCACAAGAAGGGCTTCTTCGGATAAAGTAGACTGGGAATGTCGGAGGTTTTAGACCTTCGACGTGACCAAGTCGCCCTTATCAGGTGCGTTTTTGGTCTGCCCCTGACTTCAGTCAGGGGGTTTAGACCAACAGCTGCTGTGATAATACTCCAGAATTTTAAGGGAAGATGGCAACCGTTTAAGGTTCGTCATCTTTTTTTATGGCAAAATAGGCTAATAGGAAAAGGTGATAAACATGTTGCTAGCAGATTTTAAATTGTCGACGGCTGGTATGCCGATTGACCGGTTGTTGGCAGCTAGGGTTGATGGTGACATCGTGCCATTGCGATTGGTCGGGATTGATGGTGATCAATTGATATTGGGTACCGATGTTGACCGGCAAGTGACGTTGTCGGATGTCATTGCCTTAGAAGATAATAATTTAAACCTGGTTGTGCGCGATGAGGCACAACAGTTGCACCCTGTTTTTGGCTACCGCGTGGTGGCGGAGCAATTGGTGCTGGGTTAATTGGAGAGAGACATGCAGAAACGTTTAGGATGGCTGATTTTTAGCTTATTATTGGTCGTGGTTGGTAGTGTGATGGTGTTTTTTTATTTCACCGGGCATATGCAAACGCGTGTAAATACGATTGCTGAAGAGAAGTTCACAAAACAATTTAAGTCGCCGACTGGTGATGATGATAGCATGAGTGGCGCTGGTAACCAGCCAACGGCTACTGATCAAGCGTCATCTAACTTCGTGGGGACTGCGCAATTGACCGAGGTGGGGCAATATCGATTAACTGCTGATGGTATTGAGCAGAAGCTGGTGAAGATGAAGACGCTGAACAAGTACATGACCGATGGTGATTTCACGTATCATATTACTGGCGTTGCGTTGGTTCGTGAGCGTGCCCGTGACAACCATGCCTTGCAAATCGCCCGTCGTTTGTACAACGACCATGGATTATCCTCTGAGTACTATACGTTGACGCTTTCGTATACCGTTGCAAACGATTCTGCGAATACCGTTGTGACACGTGGCGTAACCGCTGCGACGTATAAAAACAAAGTTGCCATGTCAATGCTGACAGGACTGGTGAATAGTGGTTTGGCGACGACCTCTGGTGTTATTTCCGGTGGGTCATCAACAGCCATGATGACTGCTTTGGTACCAAAGGAATACGGCAAAAAAGTGAATCGCGTGGATTTGCAATTCTCAGCGTTGTTTGATTCGAATGGCTTACAGGTCACGAAACCAACGCGTGCGATGACCGTGACGTTCTAGTCGGAAACCGTTGGGTGATTGACTATAAAAGCCTTGCTAAAAATGGTAAACTAATAGTTAGCTGTAAACCGTCAGTTTGACGGTTTTTTATTTGGTAAAGATGAAAGATAAGGAGTTCCGAAGCCATGCAAATCGAGTTTTTAGGAACTGGTGCCGGCGTTCCAGCGCGTTTTCGTAATGTGACGAGTATCGCGCTACGCCTGCTTGAAGAAATTAATTCCGTTTGGTTGTTTGATGCCGGTGAAGGTACGCAAATGCAAATGTTGAGTTCAACGATTCGACCACGAAAGGTTGATAAGATTTTTGTGACCCACTTACACGGTGATCACATTTACGGACTGCCAGGATTGTTGTCATCACGCTCATTCCAAGGCGGTGAAGATGAATTGGTTATCTATGGGCCTCATGGTATCAAGCAATTCGTTGAAACGAGTTTGCGCGTTGCTCAAACCCACCTAACATATCCACTGAAGTTTGTGGAGTTGCCTAATGAAGGTGGCGAAGTGTTGCGCACGGATAAGTTTACGGTGACGGCTTTGCCTTTGGATCACAAGATTTTGTCATTTGGCTACCGCGTGGTGGAGCATGATCACGCCGGCGAGTTGTTGGTTGACCGTTTGCGCGAGATGAACGTGCCCGCAGGACCGCTTTATGGTGAGTTGAAGCGTGGTAAGGACGTCACGTTGCCTGATGGACGCACAATTAAGAGCGCTGATGTTATTGGACCAGCCAAAAAGGGCCGTACCGTGACGATTTTGGGTGATACGCGTAAAACACCTAATTCAGTTGTTTTGGGACGTGATGCCGATGTTTTGGTGCACGAATCAACTTACGGTAAGGGTGAAGGGAAGCAAGCCCGTAATCACTACCACTCAACGAGCATGCAGGCAGCTGATGTGGCGAAGGAAGCTGGTGCTGGGCGTTTGCTATTGACGCACATTTCAGCGCGCTATGCGGGTAAGTCAGCAAATGAGTTGGCCTATCAAGCGCGTACGACGTTTGAAAACACGCGAGTTGTGAATGACTTTGATGTCTTTGAAATTCCATTCGGGAAGCAAAGCAACAGCAAGCCAATTAAATTAACACCAGTAGATGATGAAGAACTAGAAGGATAGGAGGACCAAACGATGATTTCACCACGCTATCAATGGGATTTTCCAGCTGTAGCCAATGAAGGGGCTGCCAAAGAAATCGCTGAGACATTCGGTGTTTCAGATTTGGTCGCTAAAATCTTAGTTAATCGAGGGTATGACACTGTTGAAAGTGCCAATGCCTTTTTGCGTCCGGGGATGGATGCGTTGTATGATCCGTTTTTGTTGCATGACATGGATGTGGCGATTGACCGCATTATGACAGCTATCGACAACGGTGAAAAGATTGTGGTCTACGGTGACTATGACGTCGATGGAATTACCAGTACGGCGATTATGACGTGGGCGCTTGAATTGATGGGCGCTGATGTGAGTTACTATGTGCCGAACCGCTTTAATGATGGCTATGGCCCTAACATGGCGCAATATCAACGTTTGGCTAGCGAAGGCATGCAGTTGTTGATTACGGTCGATAACGGTGTTTCTGGTCGTGAAGAAGTGAATTGGTTGATGGCCAATGGCGTTGATGTTATTGTGACCGACCACCACGAGTTACCAGAACAATTACCTGATGCGGTTGCAGTTGTGCACCCACGTCACCCGGAAGGTGATTACCCATTCGGCGGACTTTCTGGTGCCGGTGTCGCCTTTAAGGTGGCATCAGCGTTGCTAGAAGAACCAGCCGATGAGGTGATGGATTTAGCGGCCTTAGGTGCAGTGGCTGACGTCATGGAGTTGGTCGATGAAAATCGTGCGATTGTGG harbors:
- the dnaK gene encoding molecular chaperone DnaK, with product MSKIIGIDLGTTNSAVAVLEGGQPKVITNPNGGRTTPSAVSFKNGEVQVGDTAKRQAITNPDTILSIKSHMGDANYKVTVDGKDYTPQEISAMILQYIKKYAEDYLGETVDKAVITVPAYFNDAQRQATKDAGKIAGLEVERIINEPTAAALAYGLDKLESDEKVLVYDLGGGTFDVSILELGDGVFEVLSTNGDTHLGGDDFDEKVIDWLAENFKNEHGVDLKADKLALQRLKDAAETAKKTLSSANEAQIDLPFITATNEGPLHIQTTLTRAQFNQLTADLVKRAEEPVRNALKDAGLTMNDIDKVILNGGSTRIPAVQESVKALTGKEPDHSINPDEAVALGAAVQGGVITGDVKDVVLLDVTPLSLGIETMGGVFTKLIDRNTTIPTSKSQVFSTAADNQPAVDIHVLQGERSMAADNKTLGRFQLTDIPAAPRGVPQIEVKFDIDRNGIVSVSAKDLGTNKEQKITIQSSGSLSEEEIERMMNDAKANEEADKKRKEEVDLRNDVDQLIFQSEKTLEEVGDKLPDTDKKPVEDAVAELKAAKEADNLDDMKTKKEALEKVAQELAVKLYQQAAPEQGAQAADGAASNDDNTVDGDFEDVSDDKK
- the rnz gene encoding ribonuclease Z, translated to MQIEFLGTGAGVPARFRNVTSIALRLLEEINSVWLFDAGEGTQMQMLSSTIRPRKVDKIFVTHLHGDHIYGLPGLLSSRSFQGGEDELVIYGPHGIKQFVETSLRVAQTHLTYPLKFVELPNEGGEVLRTDKFTVTALPLDHKILSFGYRVVEHDHAGELLVDRLREMNVPAGPLYGELKRGKDVTLPDGRTIKSADVIGPAKKGRTVTILGDTRKTPNSVVLGRDADVLVHESTYGKGEGKQARNHYHSTSMQAADVAKEAGAGRLLLTHISARYAGKSANELAYQARTTFENTRVVNDFDVFEIPFGKQSNSKPIKLTPVDDEELEG
- a CDS encoding DnaJ C-terminal domain-containing protein, whose protein sequence is MNNTEFYERLGVDKSASQDEIKKAYRKLSKKYHPDINHEEGAEAKYKEIQEAYETLGDEQKRAMYDQYGATDGQAGGFGGQGGFGGFGGGQYGDFSDLGDIFSQMFGGGFQDPNRPRKGQDLQYRMNLTFEEAVFGKETTISYTRSTENGGQESKELKVTVPAGVENGQQMRLSGQGEAGYNGGPYGDLFVVFRVAPSKDGFERDGGTIYSRVAIDYATAVLGGEIEVKTVNGLKKLKIPAGTPTEANFRLRGQGAPFMRGGQGDHIVTIYVDVPKKLNKDQKKALEAFQAAMNGEHKKGFFG